Proteins encoded in a region of the Sphaerodactylus townsendi isolate TG3544 unplaced genomic scaffold, MPM_Stown_v2.3 scaffold_29, whole genome shotgun sequence genome:
- the LOC125425331 gene encoding ubiquitin carboxyl-terminal hydrolase CYLD-like: MTSMLQSSSFPLSQGHKNVYYILMENQPYGCKLFCAGSLCYLKEQTYLRNIKTDTHFWRFTMVEDNSVVTMSVDILHPLEKKVADFLIAINHPHERLNCFLEKHFVNSAMNARPGQRVLADLDRQIFHGTLRYIGKLRSPLPCGLCPIYFGVELQGDGVGRGHSDGSYNGTEYFKCKPDCGLFLPCNKLQFLGASENKMDQEEEQEAIEEVPVKVGETVGFYMDDVYTRAVAMSVYKEGGNWMIKVCPEEEGTTDVFRDIPMDSVVKEELLSSSLEVHKDGGPQMQRKRERSESLEDRENKLPSLDVNSVVQIDLGTGSFVTGTIRWIGYMLETEQKMAGIELDEEKGVCDGEWQGVRYFTCPTKRGLFVSLEQCQPDMRFLCNDMRFPEPVDFSELDRPEVLSNLPPSGDDVACVLFSCTSVLDCMLFKPSPPPDRRIQKILRDKDSQPAQTGKAYVSSKRDEPSAPPCEEDQCSVLPLEEKTRRSFLNLIMHASLESEPLHKAAQQTLPQEFWWRGSGGLITTAEQLLLAAFRSGKLKEQECFCYQIFMDKQEDLVVPNVQQLVEHSFLSSDLKLVEIPSCFILQMPRFGKEYKMFSKIIPSLELDITDLLLDSPRECFVCGDVASQECSACFRDKMFADTGLKQYCDSCCQQAHSHYQRKMHQLTKLRVPEGFCKSGARGSLRVPREKLELFAVLCIETSHYVSFVKYGPERENWMFFDSMADRHGDESGFNIPTVTLCPEVAKYLEMPVAALAMEQPRDMEGVAKRLFCDAYMYMYQSKKMALYK; encoded by the exons ATGACTTCCATGCTCcagtcctcctccttcccactttcTCAAGGGCATAAGAATGTTTATTACATCCTGATGGAAAACCAGCCCTATGGCTGCAAGCTATTTTGTGCAGGGAGCCTGTGCTACCTAAAAGAGCAGACGTACCTACGAAATATTAAAACCGACACTCACTTTTGGAGGTTTACCATGGTAGAGGATAACTCTGTGGTCACGATGTCTGTAGACATTCTTCACCCTCTGGAGAAGAAAGTGGCAGATTTCCTCATTGCTATCAACCACCCCCATGAGCGGCTGAACTGTTTTCTGGAAAAGCATTTTGTAAACTCTGCTATGAATGCAAGGCCAGGTCAGCGGGTCCTTGCAGATTTGGACCGACAGATATTCCACGGCACCCTGCGCTATATTGGAAAGCTAAGAAGCCCTTTGCCGTGTGGACTGTGTCCAATTTACTTTGGGGTGGAGTTGCAG GGTGATGGTGTTGGCAGAGGCCACTCTGATGGCTCTTATAACGGGACAGAATACTTCAAGTGTAAACCAGACTGTGGCCTGTTCCTGCCATGTAACAAGTTGCAGTTTCTAGGAGCTTCTGAGAACAAGATGGaccaggaagaggagcaggaggccATCGAGGAGGTTCCAGTGAAAGTGGGGGAAACAGTTGGCTTCTATATGGATGATGTCTACACTCGAGCAGTAGCCATGTCTGTTTACAAGGAGGGTGGCAACTGGATGATTAAAGTGTGCCCG GAGGAAGAAGGGACAACGGATGTTTTTAGGGATATCCCCATGGACTCCGTGGTGAAGGAGGAGCTGCTTTCATCAT CGCTTGAGGTCCACAAAGACGGAGGGCCCCAGATGCAGCGGAAACGCGAAAGAAGCGAGAGCTTGGAGGACAGAGAGAACAAGCTGCCGTCCCTGGATGTGAATTCCGTCGTGCAGATAGACCTGGGCACGGGCAGTTTCGTCACCGGCACGATCCGCTGGATCGGCTACATGTTGGAAACAGAGCAGAAAATGGCTGGGATTGAACTG GATGAAGAGAAGGGCGTCTGTGACGGCGAATGGCAGGGGGTGCGCTACTTCACCTGTCCCACGAAGCGGGGCCTCTTCGTCAGCCTGGAGCAGTGCCAACCCGACATGCGCTTCTTGTGCAACGACATGCGCTTCCCGGAGCCCGTCGATTTCA GTGAGCTGGATCGCCCGGAGGTTCTGAGCAACTTGCCCCCCTCAGGGGATGATGTAGCATGCGT CCTCTTCTCTTGTACTTCTGTGCTGGACTGCATGCtgttcaaaccctcccctccGCCTGACAGACGCATTCAGAAGATCCTCCGGGACAAAGATAGTCAACCCGCTCAGACG gGAAAGGCTTACGTCTCTAGTAAGCGTGATGAACCTTCGGCACCACCCTGTGAGGAAGACCAGTGTTCAGTTTTGCCACTTgaggagaag ACTCGGAGGAGTTTCTTGAATCTCATTATGCACGCATCCTTGGAATCCGAGCCACTTCACAAAGCTGCA CAGCAGACGCTCCCCCAAGAGTTCTGGTGGAGGGGTTCTGGCGGCCTGATAACCACAGCGGAGCAACTTTTGCTTGCTGCTTTCAGGTCTGGCAAGCTTAAAGAGCAAGAGTGCTTCTGCTACCAGATCTTCATGGACAAGCAAGAGGACCTGGTGGTGCCCAACGTCCAGCAGCTGGTGGAACATTCCTTCCTGTCTTCTGACCTCAAGCTGGTGGAA ATACCCTCCTGCTTCATCCTTCAAATGCCCCGTTTCGGGAAGGAGTACAAAATGTTCAGCAAGATCATCCCTTCTTTGGAGCTGGATATCACGGACCTACTGCTGGATA GTCCCCGGGAGTGCTTTGTGTGCGGAGACGTCGCCTCTCAGGAATGCTCGGCGTGTTTTAGAGACAAGATGTTTGCGGACACGGGTCTGAAGCAGTATTGTGATTCCTGCTGCCAACAG GCCCATTCTCACTACCAGCGCAAGATGCACCAGCTCACCAAACTGCGGGTCCCCGAGGGGTTCTGCAAGTCCGGCGCCCGTGGCAGTTTGCGAGTGCCTCGGGAGAAACTGGAGCTCTTCGCTGTCCTCTGCATTGAAACCAGCCACTACGTCTCCTTCGTGAAATatgggccagagagagagaactggatGTTCTTTGACAGTATGGCGGACAGACATG GTGACGAGAGCGGCTTCAACATTCCCACCGTGACGCTGTGTCCAGAGGTGGCCAAGTATCTGGAGATGCCGGTGGCAGCTCTGGCCATGGAGCAACCCCGGGACATGGAAGGAGTCGCCAAGCGCCTCTTCTGTGACGCCTACATGTACATGTACCAGAGCAAGAAAATGGCGCTTTATAAGTGA